One region of uncultured Methanolobus sp. genomic DNA includes:
- a CDS encoding ATP-binding protein: MSLKEEILSLIEKGEGPTIDFKEKKFLNEPHKVAKTLSSFANHEGGKILMGVNDDGVIAEEKIDNQDIERIMTISSNNCKPPILPQVEIVHFDEGDVCYIHIPKAPLPIKANDRWYIRHGNTTRTMEFDEIKKYPAVEITPTSETIDIQSILSEESNNKTIYEDGRAVPYVESRMYKSDGATCIIYANTFNHFRGTTYYLEKSFPRITIDNLKKIIEKYYSIFQYDHHVAAFGISQGNYNWFGYGPLNFLDALENQDHRYVKMKNNGSYIHHREACCFIDELNDSIFYIHAQPNRKSRTDEKVTLDYLTVGFMFNNIPYDNIYRYFFKSIGSIPQFIDEVHEDLTVSREIDSEFTGDDYVIESFGFDRENWVCGMITSNFNKHTKTYTDKLIINLKNYHPLGEKRRYKASNVIYTEIPVGGFQAVIVNYKGNW, translated from the coding sequence ATGTCTTTGAAAGAAGAAATTTTGAGTTTAATTGAGAAGGGAGAAGGTCCAACTATTGACTTTAAAGAAAAAAAGTTTCTTAATGAGCCTCATAAAGTAGCTAAAACGCTGTCCTCTTTTGCTAATCATGAAGGTGGTAAGATACTAATGGGAGTGAATGATGATGGTGTCATTGCAGAAGAAAAAATCGACAATCAAGACATTGAAAGAATAATGACAATCTCTTCTAACAACTGTAAACCTCCTATATTACCACAAGTAGAGATTGTCCATTTTGATGAAGGTGATGTGTGCTATATTCATATTCCTAAAGCTCCACTCCCAATAAAAGCAAATGATAGGTGGTACATACGACACGGTAATACAACCCGTACAATGGAATTTGATGAAATAAAAAAATATCCCGCTGTTGAAATAACCCCAACTTCTGAAACCATTGATATTCAATCAATTTTAAGTGAAGAAAGTAATAACAAGACTATTTATGAAGATGGACGGGCAGTTCCTTATGTAGAATCGAGAATGTACAAGTCAGATGGTGCAACTTGTATAATTTATGCAAATACTTTCAATCATTTTCGCGGAACTACATATTATTTAGAGAAATCTTTTCCACGAATAACAATTGATAATCTCAAAAAAATCATTGAAAAATATTACTCAATATTTCAATATGATCATCATGTAGCAGCTTTTGGAATTAGTCAGGGAAACTACAATTGGTTTGGTTATGGACCTTTAAACTTTCTTGATGCTTTAGAAAACCAAGATCATAGATATGTCAAAATGAAAAATAATGGTAGCTATATTCATCATCGTGAAGCATGCTGTTTTATCGATGAATTAAATGATTCTATATTTTACATTCATGCCCAACCAAACCGCAAAAGTAGGACAGATGAAAAAGTGACTTTAGATTACTTAACTGTGGGTTTCATGTTTAACAACATTCCTTATGATAACATTTATCGATATTTTTTTAAAAGTATTGGTTCAATTCCACAATTTATCGATGAGGTTCATGAAGATTTAACAGTATCAAGAGAGATAGACTCTGAGTTTACGGGGGATGATTATGTTATAGAATCTTTTGGTTTTGATAGGGAAAATTGGGTTTGTGGAATGATTACAAGTAATTTCAATAAACATACTAAAACATACACAGACAAATTGATTATAAATCTTAAAAATTATCATCCGTTGGGAGAAAAACGCAGGTATAAAGCTTCAAATGTAATTTACACAGAAATTCCTGTAGGTGGATTTCAAGCTGTTATTGTGAACTATAAAGGAAATTGGTGA
- a CDS encoding viperin family antiviral radical SAM protein, which produces MTENKIQSVNWHITGKCNYNCKFCYVQNLSSEIKDLGRIHDILHKLQSTKTNYLDIQKINFVGGEPFLHPHFYEMLKMADDMGFVTSIVTNGSFINKESMPKIAEYTDWIGISVDSVSDEIETTLGRGRGKHVAYSIDVAKLVHEYGLKLKLNTTVTSLTTTEDWHELVDQMDPHRWKVFQMLHIKGQNDSCINTLSITDEQFESFKMRHQDIRLRNDIRPTFESNDDMIGSYLILDPSGRVLSNKDGKYTPFELDYILKNPAAVIDSKKYVERDGVYAW; this is translated from the coding sequence ATGACAGAAAATAAAATTCAATCAGTAAACTGGCACATAACTGGAAAATGTAACTATAACTGCAAGTTCTGCTACGTTCAGAATCTTAGTTCTGAAATCAAAGATCTAGGGAGAATACACGATATACTACACAAATTACAATCTACAAAAACAAATTATTTAGACATACAAAAGATTAATTTTGTTGGTGGTGAGCCATTTTTGCATCCACATTTCTACGAGATGCTCAAAATGGCAGATGACATGGGATTTGTTACATCTATTGTAACTAATGGATCTTTTATCAATAAAGAGAGTATGCCAAAAATAGCTGAATACACTGATTGGATAGGAATATCTGTAGATTCTGTCAGCGATGAGATTGAAACTACTCTTGGGAGGGGTAGAGGAAAGCACGTAGCCTATAGTATAGATGTTGCAAAGCTGGTCCATGAATATGGCTTAAAGCTGAAATTAAACACCACTGTAACAAGTCTGACAACCACTGAGGATTGGCATGAACTAGTAGATCAAATGGATCCTCATCGGTGGAAGGTTTTCCAGATGCTTCATATCAAAGGTCAGAACGATTCCTGCATAAACACGTTGTCAATTACAGATGAACAGTTTGAATCTTTCAAAATGCGTCATCAGGACATTAGACTTAGAAATGATATCAGGCCTACATTTGAATCAAACGATGATATGATAGGTTCATATTTGATTCTTGATCCTTCTGGACGGGTTTTATCAAACAAAGATGGAAAATATACACCTTTTGAACTTGATTATATCTTGAAGAATCCAGCAGCTGTGATTGATTCCAAGAAATATGTAGAAAGGGATGGTGTCTATGCCTGGTAA
- a CDS encoding AAA family ATPase: protein MKIEQMHIKNYKVFKDAHFEDIGNMCVLVGANGSGKTTFFDIFGFLKDSLIHNVSVALNRRGGFKEVVSRGSDGPIEFEIKFREPSGRLATYFLSISVEDSIPIIDREILKFRRGSKGSPWHFLDFSKGKGKAITNEEDYTSKTTVQMQREDQELESSDILAIKGIGQFQRFKTASAFRKMIENWHVSDFHINAARKVQDDGYAEHLSEEGDNLALVTKFIYEHHPELFSKIIEMMASRVPGIEVVDPKLTEDGRIVLRFQDGSFKDPFVARYVSDGTIKMFAYLILLYDPKPHNLLCVEEPENQLYPELMIELAEEFRSYGERGGQIFVSTHSPDFLNGINLDELFWLEKNDGFSRVHHGNDHPELEALVREGDKPGYLWKQKLFNGANLR, encoded by the coding sequence ATGAAAATTGAACAAATGCACATAAAAAACTATAAAGTTTTTAAAGATGCTCACTTCGAAGATATTGGAAACATGTGTGTTCTTGTTGGGGCAAATGGAAGTGGTAAGACTACTTTTTTTGATATCTTTGGGTTTCTTAAAGATTCCTTGATTCATAATGTAAGCGTTGCTTTGAATCGAAGAGGTGGATTCAAGGAAGTGGTGAGTAGAGGCTCAGATGGTCCAATTGAATTTGAAATCAAATTTAGAGAACCATCTGGCAGATTAGCAACTTACTTTTTATCAATAAGTGTCGAAGACTCAATTCCTATTATCGATCGTGAAATTTTGAAATTTAGAAGAGGAAGTAAAGGTTCTCCTTGGCACTTCCTTGATTTCAGTAAAGGCAAAGGAAAAGCCATTACGAATGAAGAAGACTACACAAGTAAAACAACTGTTCAGATGCAAAGAGAAGATCAAGAATTAGAATCTTCTGATATTCTTGCAATAAAAGGAATTGGTCAATTTCAGCGCTTTAAAACAGCTAGTGCCTTTAGAAAAATGATAGAAAACTGGCATGTATCTGATTTTCATATTAATGCAGCGAGAAAAGTACAGGATGATGGATATGCTGAACATTTGTCAGAAGAAGGCGATAATCTTGCGTTGGTAACAAAATTTATTTACGAACATCATCCAGAGTTATTTAGCAAAATTATTGAAATGATGGCTTCTCGAGTGCCAGGAATTGAAGTTGTTGATCCAAAGCTCACTGAAGACGGTCGAATCGTTCTAAGGTTCCAAGATGGGTCATTTAAAGACCCCTTTGTTGCCCGTTATGTTTCCGATGGAACAATCAAAATGTTTGCATATTTAATTTTGCTATATGATCCGAAACCTCATAATCTACTTTGTGTTGAAGAGCCTGAAAATCAACTTTATCCAGAATTGATGATTGAATTGGCAGAGGAATTCCGCAGCTATGGTGAAAGAGGCGGGCAAATCTTCGTATCTACACATTCTCCTGATTTTTTAAATGGTATAAACCTTGATGAATTATTCTGGCTGGAAAAAAATGATGGCTTTTCGAGAGTACATCATGGAAATGATCACCCTGAACTAGAGGCGCTTGTCAGGGAAGGTGATAAACCCGGTTATTTGTGGAAACAAAAACTGTTTAATGGAGCAAATCTGCGATGA
- a CDS encoding N-acetyltransferase has protein sequence MIKMKEDIHIREAKESDFDDVMRVEKEAFGYEKEAILVSELLEDKSAAPVLSLLAFKNNEAVGHILFTKATLNGKTSPLIYLLAPLAIKPQHQKQGIGGTLINEGVKKLKEIGAEMIFVLGHESYYPKYGFKQNAGCMGFAAPYPIPEEHAGAWMIYPLSSGSVDGIKGRVVCADALNKPEHWRE, from the coding sequence ATGATAAAAATGAAAGAAGATATCCATATTAGGGAAGCAAAAGAATCGGATTTTGATGATGTAATGCGCGTAGAAAAAGAAGCATTCGGTTATGAGAAGGAGGCAATCTTAGTATCTGAACTTCTTGAAGACAAAAGCGCAGCACCAGTTTTATCGTTGTTGGCTTTCAAGAACAATGAAGCAGTTGGACATATTTTATTCACAAAAGCAACTTTAAATGGAAAAACATCTCCGTTAATATACCTTCTTGCACCTCTTGCAATAAAACCACAACATCAAAAACAAGGAATAGGTGGGACGTTAATTAATGAAGGTGTAAAGAAATTGAAAGAAATTGGTGCTGAAATGATATTTGTTCTCGGTCATGAAAGTTATTATCCAAAATATGGATTTAAGCAGAATGCCGGATGTATGGGTTTTGCAGCGCCTTATCCAATTCCCGAAGAGCATGCAGGTGCATGGATGATATATCCTTTAAGCTCAGGATCTGTTGATGGAATTAAGGGAAGAGTTGTTTGTGCGGATGCTTTGAATAAGCCGGAGCATTGGAGGGAGTGA
- a CDS encoding ATP-binding protein yields MPGKSMDSKSLRRFCLTGVRGVGKSTVLGQVKEKVKNLHFVTGSDILQNMMGEEYSNFEYLPEDEKYALRIKLNKVLDDFQQETKMDLVVDAHLTVYNLKTKSIDMIFTQKDIDFYTDLILLDSNPEKVYHHRMRDTKKKRIVDLETIKMEMETERREAIRISSEYKMNLHIVQMDEEIVEKIIRILMDCKFVY; encoded by the coding sequence ATGCCTGGTAAATCAATGGATTCCAAATCACTAAGACGATTTTGTCTGACAGGTGTAAGAGGGGTGGGGAAAAGTACTGTACTCGGCCAAGTAAAAGAGAAGGTGAAGAATCTTCACTTTGTCACTGGTTCAGATATTCTTCAAAATATGATGGGAGAAGAATATAGCAATTTTGAATATCTGCCGGAAGATGAAAAGTATGCACTAAGAATCAAACTCAATAAAGTATTAGATGATTTTCAGCAGGAAACTAAAATGGATCTAGTTGTTGATGCACATTTAACAGTTTACAATCTCAAAACCAAATCAATTGACATGATATTTACTCAGAAAGATATTGACTTCTATACAGATCTTATTCTTCTTGATTCAAATCCTGAAAAGGTGTACCACCACAGAATGAGAGATACAAAAAAGAAAAGAATCGTTGATTTGGAGACTATTAAAATGGAAATGGAAACAGAACGAAGAGAAGCAATTAGAATTTCAAGTGAGTATAAAATGAATCTTCATATTGTTCAGATGGATGAGGAAATTGTAGAAAAAATCATTAGAATTTTGATGGATTGTAAATTTGTTTATTAA
- a CDS encoding helix-turn-helix domain-containing protein — protein sequence MDEKVLANIGLNKYERTVYWTLLKKGELEASKLSQLSRVPIGKIYEVLTNLNKYGIVEIKPSRPRKYRTVDTKIAFEVMYKRREEKALNELKLLREAFAEIERQVSNDDSPKHVETVFWPDKFHDDELKETVNSFFEDIDHEICVVTPSKYKPGVSAQYDDSMSVFSKAYLYLAQRGIHVKILDSHSQLLPSIKELVTSIEDESVKNNLQDFMEIRILETKHDFVIFDSKTLFLDIEDQVNTSMSLGMTQIHDEAYTKRFKAKFDDLWTKGKLFNIT from the coding sequence ATGGATGAAAAGGTACTTGCAAATATCGGTTTAAACAAATATGAAAGAACCGTTTACTGGACGCTTTTGAAAAAAGGAGAGCTGGAAGCAAGTAAATTATCACAGTTATCACGAGTTCCCATTGGAAAGATCTATGAGGTTTTGACGAATCTGAACAAGTATGGCATTGTGGAGATAAAACCTTCAAGACCACGAAAATACAGGACTGTTGATACGAAAATTGCTTTTGAAGTTATGTATAAAAGAAGAGAAGAAAAAGCACTCAATGAGCTCAAACTACTCAGGGAAGCGTTTGCTGAAATTGAACGGCAAGTTTCCAATGATGATTCTCCAAAGCATGTTGAAACAGTATTCTGGCCTGATAAGTTCCATGATGATGAACTAAAAGAGACAGTTAATTCATTTTTTGAGGATATTGATCATGAAATATGTGTTGTTACTCCCAGTAAGTATAAACCAGGAGTATCAGCACAATATGATGATTCAATGTCAGTATTCAGCAAGGCTTATTTATATTTGGCACAGCGTGGCATTCATGTTAAAATTCTGGATTCCCATTCTCAACTGTTGCCATCAATAAAAGAACTTGTTACTTCAATAGAAGATGAATCAGTCAAAAATAATTTACAGGATTTCATGGAAATAAGAATTCTGGAAACAAAGCATGATTTTGTAATCTTCGATTCAAAGACTCTCTTTCTTGATATTGAAGATCAGGTCAATACGAGTATGAGTCTCGGTATGACACAAATTCATGATGAAGCATATACAAAGCGTTTCAAAGCTAAATTCGACGACCTCTGGACCAAGGGGAAGCTCTTCAATATCACATAA
- a CDS encoding tetratricopeptide repeat protein: MSYKLLNLNNCLWEAYYIDFRKWIRKAIKSASEDEKIQINNKLTLLHLFLLRRKIDPGFYSFVSKQIAIKEKKSPYITRKMDMILSKIFLDNVDGIEDYIYGEWFKSEHRELPKQEIYQNLDDIYQNMKKDMEIPSDLKDKINFLGTRQIIAHEKKDEDESIAISSILTEMEFRQKNNIHNLAAKSMFYTPVSESLHHLLFDESTFYSSLGYTEKWMYLSKKYMLENIHQLDFYFRPSENIAKNFAYFFDEDGFVLLMLEKLLMNGFFDEKKKGKIPSVELIHDITKITHLIWFIEKTEEEMKLILNSTYTFTPDFEVLDAKIEVGGLSSAYSFAELLHSNGFLNQSKMVYQYLQKEDNSPRGQYLCYWNLGKIALMKNEPENSNKLFLKSLKLLNKYFNDKHYDVALTHLKLYEAKSMLNQQDKAYRHLSDCDQVASKLKNDEGVRFYRIVTDTCRKAFDFENERLYLSKTLAIKNNGLKEKEIQYFNKRLLELKSYDFENEKQKSCQAKNEELFSMANSLQDRFQFEEAKLWYSLADRVKEDEDTKLALAILSYVTSDYDIDIINQDSITLFEQFVETYPENVLGHEFLGIIYIANKNKNQGIQEIEKSINLAFKYGISYGTYDYLLPLDYDTNKLLLPTKEVSYEMVIRVLIKELLSFCNKNELRHIIDLIEKYVNVHKKTFYLDIGTAFTDFGFYDEGLEYYLKEREKVKSQNEKDLTALVYNNIGTNYANQNIHDEAIKYYSKALKFKENYASAWRNKASSEGFILNYKDGFTSMENAIKCLDKSHKDYEEKLSFFEKQKDTFAFFAKNVLAFENISEDDDEVRKILKTAESILYKIAQTDDVDEDFDYSLVLLEYGKAIETLLDNHVSAKVRKAIFEDMDNNKKKTFFYKDGTVKKLYYFGNKDKKIHSLPPSLKSLLGKPQKTISLGQWQYVKNDLEIKNNGLIRLVSLCFHKVINCDLDEIAQICDSIYDIRNGSAHKGTKSKEYVLERRSELIENINEAIKLVSNL, translated from the coding sequence ATGAGTTACAAGTTGCTTAATCTTAATAATTGTTTATGGGAAGCATATTACATTGACTTTAGAAAATGGATCAGAAAAGCAATTAAATCAGCATCAGAAGATGAAAAAATACAAATAAACAATAAACTTACACTTCTGCATCTATTTCTGTTAAGAAGAAAAATCGATCCTGGATTTTATTCTTTTGTATCTAAACAAATAGCTATTAAAGAAAAAAAATCGCCTTACATAACCAGAAAAATGGACATGATTTTATCCAAAATTTTCTTGGATAATGTAGATGGAATTGAAGATTATATTTACGGTGAATGGTTCAAAAGTGAACATCGTGAATTGCCAAAACAAGAAATCTATCAAAATCTGGATGATATCTATCAAAACATGAAAAAAGATATGGAGATTCCATCTGATTTAAAAGATAAAATTAATTTTTTAGGTACTCGACAAATAATTGCGCATGAAAAAAAAGATGAAGATGAATCTATTGCGATTTCATCTATTCTAACTGAGATGGAGTTTAGACAAAAGAATAATATACATAACTTAGCAGCTAAATCGATGTTTTATACTCCTGTTTCTGAATCGTTGCATCACCTGCTTTTCGACGAGTCAACATTTTATTCGAGCCTAGGATATACTGAAAAATGGATGTATCTATCGAAAAAATACATGTTGGAAAATATACACCAACTTGACTTTTATTTCAGACCGAGTGAAAATATCGCTAAGAATTTTGCATACTTCTTTGATGAAGATGGTTTTGTCCTTTTAATGTTGGAAAAGCTACTGATGAATGGATTTTTTGATGAAAAGAAAAAAGGGAAAATACCATCAGTGGAACTAATACATGATATTACAAAAATAACTCATTTAATCTGGTTTATTGAAAAAACAGAAGAAGAAATGAAATTAATTCTTAATTCTACTTATACATTTACCCCTGATTTTGAAGTACTTGATGCTAAAATTGAAGTTGGAGGCTTATCTAGTGCATACAGTTTTGCTGAGCTCTTACATAGTAATGGTTTCCTGAACCAATCAAAAATGGTTTATCAGTATCTGCAAAAAGAAGATAATTCACCTAGAGGACAGTATTTGTGCTATTGGAATCTTGGCAAGATAGCACTTATGAAAAACGAGCCAGAAAATTCAAACAAGCTTTTCCTAAAATCTTTGAAACTACTTAATAAATATTTTAATGACAAACATTATGATGTAGCTTTAACTCATTTAAAACTATATGAAGCGAAATCAATGTTAAACCAACAAGATAAAGCTTATAGACATTTAAGTGATTGTGATCAAGTAGCATCAAAACTCAAAAATGATGAAGGTGTAAGATTTTATCGCATTGTTACAGATACTTGTCGAAAAGCATTTGATTTTGAAAATGAACGTCTTTACCTAAGCAAGACATTAGCTATCAAAAACAATGGTTTAAAAGAAAAAGAGATTCAATACTTCAATAAGCGTCTCTTGGAATTGAAATCATATGACTTTGAAAATGAAAAACAGAAATCGTGTCAAGCTAAAAATGAAGAACTATTTTCAATGGCAAACTCTCTCCAAGATAGATTTCAGTTTGAAGAGGCGAAGCTGTGGTATAGTTTAGCTGATAGAGTAAAAGAAGATGAAGATACAAAACTTGCTTTAGCTATTTTGTCTTATGTTACATCTGATTACGATATCGATATAATTAATCAAGATTCTATAACATTGTTTGAGCAATTTGTTGAAACGTATCCTGAAAATGTGTTAGGACATGAGTTCCTTGGAATTATCTATATTGCAAATAAAAATAAAAATCAGGGGATTCAGGAGATTGAAAAATCCATAAATCTAGCTTTTAAATATGGAATTTCTTATGGAACTTATGATTATTTGCTTCCACTAGACTATGATACAAATAAATTGCTCTTGCCTACAAAAGAAGTATCATATGAGATGGTAATTAGAGTTCTGATTAAAGAGTTACTTTCATTTTGCAACAAAAATGAATTGAGACATATAATTGATTTGATTGAAAAATACGTTAATGTTCACAAAAAAACATTTTATTTGGATATTGGAACAGCATTTACTGATTTTGGTTTCTATGATGAAGGATTGGAATATTACCTCAAGGAACGAGAGAAAGTTAAATCTCAAAATGAAAAAGATTTGACTGCATTGGTTTACAACAATATTGGAACGAATTATGCAAATCAGAACATACATGATGAAGCAATTAAATATTATTCAAAAGCTCTCAAATTTAAGGAGAATTACGCTTCAGCATGGCGAAATAAGGCATCTTCTGAAGGATTTATTTTGAATTATAAAGATGGATTTACAAGCATGGAAAATGCAATTAAATGCTTGGATAAATCCCATAAAGACTATGAAGAGAAGCTATCTTTTTTTGAAAAACAGAAGGATACATTCGCTTTCTTTGCAAAAAATGTACTTGCTTTCGAAAATATAAGCGAGGATGACGATGAAGTCAGAAAAATTCTCAAAACTGCAGAATCAATCCTCTACAAAATAGCTCAAACTGATGATGTCGACGAAGACTTTGACTATTCACTTGTTCTTCTTGAATATGGGAAAGCAATTGAAACATTATTAGATAATCACGTTTCAGCAAAAGTTAGAAAAGCTATCTTTGAAGACATGGATAATAACAAAAAGAAGACGTTTTTTTATAAAGATGGCACAGTAAAAAAGCTTTATTATTTTGGGAATAAGGACAAAAAAATACATTCTCTTCCCCCTTCACTAAAATCATTATTAGGAAAGCCTCAAAAAACCATATCACTTGGACAATGGCAATATGTAAAAAATGATCTTGAGATAAAAAATAATGGACTTATAAGATTGGTATCTCTATGTTTCCATAAAGTAATTAACTGTGATCTCGATGAGATAGCTCAAATATGTGATTCAATCTATGACATTAGAAATGGATCGGCACACAAGGGGACCAAATCTAAAGAATACGTTCTTGAAAGACGAAGCGAACTAATTGAAAATATAAACGAAGCTATCAAGCTGGTATCAAATCTATAA
- a CDS encoding class I SAM-dependent methyltransferase, which yields MESAIFEIFDGLPRQGPGSNECSEKAFNMLSSLPAGIKILDIGCGVGMQTIHLASICKDCHITATDIYQPFLDKLMENAAKKGLDDRISTVCASMDDLPFEAGEFDVIWAEGSIFILGFEKGISYWKQFLKSGGYMAVTENTWFTDEPSPEVVEFWQEIYPGIMNIPDTEKVITAVGYDIIDHFKLPVSVWYEFYDNLEKRVDEISDKYKGNTEAEMILEFNRREIKLYRELPDEYGYAFYIFQKNKL from the coding sequence ATGGAATCTGCAATTTTTGAGATATTTGATGGCCTACCCAGACAGGGTCCAGGTAGTAACGAATGTAGTGAAAAAGCATTCAATATGCTTTCTTCCCTTCCTGCAGGCATTAAGATCCTTGATATTGGATGCGGTGTAGGTATGCAGACAATACACCTTGCTAGTATCTGCAAGGACTGTCATATCACTGCAACTGACATTTATCAGCCTTTTCTGGATAAACTGATGGAAAATGCAGCTAAAAAAGGCCTTGATGACAGGATAAGCACAGTTTGTGCTTCCATGGATGACCTGCCTTTTGAAGCAGGGGAATTCGACGTGATCTGGGCAGAAGGCTCAATCTTTATCCTTGGTTTTGAAAAGGGGATCAGCTACTGGAAACAGTTCCTTAAAAGTGGCGGCTATATGGCAGTGACAGAGAACACATGGTTCACAGACGAACCTTCTCCGGAAGTTGTTGAATTCTGGCAGGAAATATATCCTGGTATAATGAACATACCTGACACTGAAAAAGTTATCACAGCAGTAGGATATGATATCATTGATCACTTTAAACTGCCAGTTTCTGTCTGGTACGAGTTTTATGACAATCTGGAAAAAAGAGTTGATGAAATCAGCGATAAGTACAAAGGAAACACTGAGGCAGAAATGATACTAGAGTTTAACAGAAGGGAGATAAAACTTTACAGAGAACTCCCGGATGAATATGGTTATGCATTCTACATTTTTCAGAAGAACAAACTCTAA
- a CDS encoding DUF4276 family protein, with amino-acid sequence MMQLVFMTEESSMEQCLNIIVPKLIPSEKLESGEVTFIIIPHEGKQDLERSIPRKLRAWKDYEGMKYKFIVLRDQDNCDCIKVKENLVKLSADAGRPDTLVRIVCRELESWFLGDLDAVTKGLQVSIPKSYCHKFKNPDNILKPSEELSRIHTGYRKIDGARKISQHLNLEKNNSQSFNVFISGMNDLLWTIWEAET; translated from the coding sequence ATGATGCAGTTAGTTTTCATGACGGAAGAATCATCTATGGAACAATGCCTTAATATAATTGTTCCAAAGCTAATCCCTTCCGAAAAACTTGAATCTGGTGAAGTTACTTTCATAATCATACCACATGAAGGAAAACAAGATTTGGAGAGGTCCATACCTCGAAAACTTCGTGCCTGGAAAGACTATGAGGGAATGAAATACAAGTTTATTGTCTTAAGAGATCAGGATAATTGTGATTGCATTAAGGTCAAAGAAAATCTTGTAAAGCTAAGTGCTGATGCAGGAAGACCTGATACACTTGTTAGAATTGTCTGTAGAGAACTTGAATCTTGGTTTTTAGGAGATTTGGATGCAGTTACAAAAGGGCTGCAAGTATCAATACCTAAAAGCTACTGCCATAAGTTTAAAAATCCAGATAATATTTTGAAACCTTCTGAAGAGCTTAGCCGAATTCATACGGGGTATAGAAAAATAGATGGCGCGCGAAAAATATCCCAGCATCTTAATTTAGAAAAAAATAACTCTCAAAGCTTTAATGTTTTTATATCTGGTATGAATGACCTCCTTTGGACAATATGGGAAGCAGAAACCTAA
- a CDS encoding integrase — protein sequence MALQTSPLSGITTSINPLPIAKPRSTDVVTNCNPDKISNSAEVKSELSCHNNEKELFKSLESEKISVNGGPDEIRTHDPRRVNECLDSVLAVCTPKYQGQEPPYTTGTMQTVLLNDLWAHHHESFKDWLNAKDVSNTTKRDYYNALKRFFSTESVQKPQDFRKLNLRDKEERGLRNLLSYFEDEDIDDVCGYTIQKWRRYVKIKKSNVFEVYVTDEEIQEAYESYPEDLKPIYKLLMYSGNRLSHIHKMLKTFDARNIVVDGEVAHYPSAAFSSGTKKTFQIYFPADFISTLKSIGNVYGYDYYAKRIRYNRVCSKTIRKWHLNLMIKEGVTESLADFIQGRAPATVGSAHYLNKVQQSKEEYRRIVEKFVI from the coding sequence ATGGCTCTACAAACCTCCCCTCTATCAGGCATTACTACTTCTATCAACCCATTACCCATAGCAAAACCAAGATCTACAGACGTAGTAACTAACTGCAATCCTGACAAAATTTCCAACTCTGCCGAAGTAAAATCAGAACTATCATGTCACAATAACGAAAAAGAACTTTTTAAGAGCTTAGAATCAGAAAAGATAAGTGTAAATGGTGGGCCCGATGAGATTCGAACTCATGACCCCCGCCGTGTAAATGAGTGTCTTGATAGCGTTTTAGCAGTATGTACCCCCAAATATCAAGGCCAAGAGCCACCGTATACCACGGGGACAATGCAAACTGTTTTGTTGAATGATTTATGGGCCCACCATCATGAATCTTTCAAGGATTGGTTGAACGCTAAAGACGTTTCTAACACCACAAAAAGAGATTATTACAATGCCCTTAAACGGTTCTTTTCTACTGAATCTGTTCAGAAACCACAGGATTTCAGGAAGCTTAATCTGAGGGACAAAGAAGAACGTGGACTACGTAATTTACTGAGCTACTTTGAAGATGAAGATATTGATGATGTCTGCGGATATACCATTCAGAAATGGAGACGTTATGTCAAAATAAAGAAATCCAATGTCTTTGAAGTTTATGTTACTGATGAGGAGATTCAGGAGGCTTATGAAAGCTATCCTGAAGATTTGAAACCTATCTATAAATTGCTAATGTATTCAGGAAATCGTCTCTCCCATATTCACAAGATGCTTAAGACCTTTGATGCACGTAATATCGTTGTAGACGGAGAAGTTGCACATTACCCATCAGCTGCTTTCTCATCAGGAACAAAGAAGACTTTCCAGATATACTTCCCAGCAGACTTTATTAGCACACTGAAAAGCATAGGCAACGTCTATGGATACGATTACTATGCCAAGAGAATCAGATATAATCGTGTATGCTCAAAGACAATCCGTAAGTGGCATCTTAATTTGATGATTAAGGAAGGAGTTACTGAGAGTTTAGCAGATTTTATACAAGGTAGAGCACCTGCTACTGTTGGAAGTGCACATTACCTCAATAAGGTGCAGCAATCGAAAGAAGAGTACAGGAGAATTGTGGAGAAATTTGTGATTTAG